A stretch of Gopherus evgoodei ecotype Sinaloan lineage chromosome 12, rGopEvg1_v1.p, whole genome shotgun sequence DNA encodes these proteins:
- the LOC115660219 gene encoding carbohydrate sulfotransferase 5-like isoform X1: MQRKEPPCISCFPSASMVRLRISSTIVVVFLMIQTGFLLFMYARHSSFIPQSEEKPSRVHILILSSWRSGSSFVGQLFSQHPDVFYLMEPAWHVWVTMYQNSAKVLHMAVRDLVRSVFKCDMSVFDAYMPWKRNLSDLFQWAVSRALCSAPACDSFQRTDITNEMACKTLCGKYPFSKVEEACKTYSHIVLKEVRFFDLTVLYPLLTDLSLNLKIIHLVRDPRAVAKSREQSVKALARDNGIVLSTNGSKVEDSKYKVMQEICRSHVQIYETATQKPPRFLKDRYLMIRFEDLVQDPLSEIRDMYKFADLRLTPKLESWIYNITHGQGPGKKREAFKITSRDAVNVSQAWRNILSFHKIKKVQEVCKGAINMLGYKLLDSEKEQKDLSLDLVVPRRRNQFSWSSFNPKN; encoded by the coding sequence TGTATTAGTTGCTTTCCTTCAGCCAGTATGGTGAGACTTCGGATTTCTAGCACCATTGTTGTAGTTTTCCTTATGATTCAGACTGGATTCTTACTATTTATGTATGCTCGACATAGCAGCTTCATCCCTCAGTCTGAAGAGAAGCCATCTCGGGTGCACATCCTTATTCTCTCTTCCTGGAGGTCAGGATCTTCCTTCGTTGGCCAGCTGTTTAGCCAACACCCTGATGTCTTCTACCTGATGGAACCTGCCTGGCATGTGTGGGTAACAATGTATCAGAACAGTGCCAAAGTCTTACATATGGCTGTTAGAGACCTAGTCAGGTCTGTCTTCAAGTGTGACATGTCTGTGTTTGATGCCTACATGCCTTGGAAGAGAAATTTGTCCGATCTGTTCCAGTGGGCAGTGAGTCGGGCACTCTGTTCAGCTCCTGCCTGTGATTCCTTTCAACGCACCGACATTACCAATGAAATGGCCTGCAAGACCCTTTGTGGCAAGTACCCATTCAGCAAGGTGGAGGAAGCTTGCAAGACCTATAGCCACATTGTCCTCAAGGAGGTCCGGTTCTTTGATCTGACAGTTCTCTATCCCCTTCTCACTGACCTCTCCCTGAATCTCAAAATCATTCACTTGGTGCGTGATCCCAGAGCTGTTGCCAAGTCACGAGAACAATCAGTAAAAGCCTTAGCTCGTGACAATGGGATTGTTCTGAGCACCAATGGCTCTAAAGTGGAGGACAgcaaatataaagtaatgcaggAAATTTGTAGAAGTCATGTCCAGATTTATGAAACAGCTACTCAAAAACCTCCAAGATTTCTAAAAGATCGCTATTTAATGATCCGTTTTGAAGATCTGGTACAAGATCCCTTATCAGAAATCAGAGACATGTATAAATTTGCAGATCTTAGACTGACTCCCAAACTTGAAAGCTGGATCTATAATATCACACATGGCCAGGGAccaggaaagaaaagggaagcctTCAAAATCACCTCCCGAGATGCAGTTAATGTTTCCCAGGCCTGGAGGAATATTCTTTCTTTCCATAAAATTAAGAAAGTACAAGAAGTCTGCAAAGGTGCTATAAATATGCTTGGCTATAAACTTCTGGATTCAGAGAAAGAGCAAAAAGATTTGTCATTGGATTTAGTAGTGCCAAGACGAAGAAACCAGTTCAGTTGGTCATCATTCAATCCGAAAAACTAA
- the LOC115660219 gene encoding carbohydrate sulfotransferase 5-like isoform X2, with amino-acid sequence MVRLRISSTIVVVFLMIQTGFLLFMYARHSSFIPQSEEKPSRVHILILSSWRSGSSFVGQLFSQHPDVFYLMEPAWHVWVTMYQNSAKVLHMAVRDLVRSVFKCDMSVFDAYMPWKRNLSDLFQWAVSRALCSAPACDSFQRTDITNEMACKTLCGKYPFSKVEEACKTYSHIVLKEVRFFDLTVLYPLLTDLSLNLKIIHLVRDPRAVAKSREQSVKALARDNGIVLSTNGSKVEDSKYKVMQEICRSHVQIYETATQKPPRFLKDRYLMIRFEDLVQDPLSEIRDMYKFADLRLTPKLESWIYNITHGQGPGKKREAFKITSRDAVNVSQAWRNILSFHKIKKVQEVCKGAINMLGYKLLDSEKEQKDLSLDLVVPRRRNQFSWSSFNPKN; translated from the coding sequence ATGGTGAGACTTCGGATTTCTAGCACCATTGTTGTAGTTTTCCTTATGATTCAGACTGGATTCTTACTATTTATGTATGCTCGACATAGCAGCTTCATCCCTCAGTCTGAAGAGAAGCCATCTCGGGTGCACATCCTTATTCTCTCTTCCTGGAGGTCAGGATCTTCCTTCGTTGGCCAGCTGTTTAGCCAACACCCTGATGTCTTCTACCTGATGGAACCTGCCTGGCATGTGTGGGTAACAATGTATCAGAACAGTGCCAAAGTCTTACATATGGCTGTTAGAGACCTAGTCAGGTCTGTCTTCAAGTGTGACATGTCTGTGTTTGATGCCTACATGCCTTGGAAGAGAAATTTGTCCGATCTGTTCCAGTGGGCAGTGAGTCGGGCACTCTGTTCAGCTCCTGCCTGTGATTCCTTTCAACGCACCGACATTACCAATGAAATGGCCTGCAAGACCCTTTGTGGCAAGTACCCATTCAGCAAGGTGGAGGAAGCTTGCAAGACCTATAGCCACATTGTCCTCAAGGAGGTCCGGTTCTTTGATCTGACAGTTCTCTATCCCCTTCTCACTGACCTCTCCCTGAATCTCAAAATCATTCACTTGGTGCGTGATCCCAGAGCTGTTGCCAAGTCACGAGAACAATCAGTAAAAGCCTTAGCTCGTGACAATGGGATTGTTCTGAGCACCAATGGCTCTAAAGTGGAGGACAgcaaatataaagtaatgcaggAAATTTGTAGAAGTCATGTCCAGATTTATGAAACAGCTACTCAAAAACCTCCAAGATTTCTAAAAGATCGCTATTTAATGATCCGTTTTGAAGATCTGGTACAAGATCCCTTATCAGAAATCAGAGACATGTATAAATTTGCAGATCTTAGACTGACTCCCAAACTTGAAAGCTGGATCTATAATATCACACATGGCCAGGGAccaggaaagaaaagggaagcctTCAAAATCACCTCCCGAGATGCAGTTAATGTTTCCCAGGCCTGGAGGAATATTCTTTCTTTCCATAAAATTAAGAAAGTACAAGAAGTCTGCAAAGGTGCTATAAATATGCTTGGCTATAAACTTCTGGATTCAGAGAAAGAGCAAAAAGATTTGTCATTGGATTTAGTAGTGCCAAGACGAAGAAACCAGTTCAGTTGGTCATCATTCAATCCGAAAAACTAA